A segment of the Streptomyces sp. ITFR-21 genome:
GCCCCGGTCTACGTCGTAGACGAGCCCATGAGCAACGGCGCGAACGCCGACTACATCGAGCTGGTGCACCCCGGCGTCGGCGCCGCGCTCGCAGCGTGGCTCGACTCCGCCGCCCACGGCTGGGAGGCCCTCCAGCTCGCCGCAAAGCGGGGGCTCGACCCCACCAACCCGGACCACGTCAAAGCGGCCCGGCTGCTCAACGACGGCCCGTACGACGCCCAGGACGCGCTCGCCCTGGCCCGCCTGATCAACGCCACGGAGTCCTGATGACCGACACGACCACCGCTCGCCGCGCCCTGCTCGCACTCCTCCTCGACCGAGCCGACCGCGGCGCGCTCCTGCCCGCCGAGATGCTGCTGCTGCGCCCGCTCATCGCCGCCGAGCAGGAGAGCGCCGACGCCCGTGGCACGGCCGCCCACGGAGCGAACGAGGAAGCGTGGGACTGGCACGACCGCGCGAGCACCGCCGAGGGCACCATCGCCCGCGTCGCCGACGCCCTCAACTCCCTCGGCCCCCTCGCCCGCTTCCACATCGCCACCGCCCTCGGAGCCACCGAGACGGCCGCCGCCGCCCGCCGCGAAGCCATCGCCGGGCCGTCCGGCGGGCGGCACTACCGGAGCACCGACGGGGAGGACATGCACGCCGCGTACATGGACGGACAGGCCGCCCTCGCCCGCGTCCGGGTCCTCGCCAACGGCCTGGAATCCTTCGCCGGAGGAGCCCACCCCGACGACGAGATCAGCCGCGGCCTTGCCGCGCAGTGGATCCTCACCGCCCTCGACGGCCCGTCGCCGACGGACGACGCCACCGAGCCGACGCCCCGCTACGGCGGTCCCCTCTGCCACGACACGGACCCCACCACCCTCAAGGAGTGCGCCCTCGACCACGAACACACCGGCGATCACGCCGACGCCAACATCACCTGGCCCCGGCAGCCGGACAACGACACCCAGCCCTATGACGACGACGGCCGGCCCACCTGCCGCGTCATAGAGACCCGTACCTGCCCCGACAGCTACGACGGCCAGCCTTGCGGCGACCGGCCGTGCGCCCGCTTCGAGTCCGACGACCCCACCCCCTGGGTACCCGAAGGCACCCCGGCCGCCGTCATCGAGGCCCTCCGCACCGGCCAGCCCGTCACCCTCACCCGCTGCTCGCCGCTGTGAACCCGAACTGCCCCGGCCACACCGACGGCAGCACCTGCGACCACGCGCCGTCAGCCCACCGGCCGGCGGGGCGCAGCTGGGCTCGACCACCCGGACGAGAGGACACTTGACCGACACACCGACCGGACCCCTGCCGACTCTCCAGCGGCAGGGGCCCGCCGCATGCCCGCCAGGTGCTTGACAGCACCCAAGATCCCCGAACCCACGGTTCGTCTACCCTCCCGACAAAAGGGAGGGCAGACCCATGGGCGGATCACAGCGCGGACCCACACCGATCAACGAAGCCATCGCCAGGCAGCGCGAGGACGACGTGGTCCGCCTGCGGACCCGCGAGCGCCTCATGTGGAGAGAGATCGCCGCCGAGCTGAACTGCGACGAGAAGACCTGCCGCGAGGCATGGAAGCGCGCCCGGACCAAGTCCAACCAGGACGCGCAGCAAGCCCTCGACGCATGGCGCGGCGAGATGATCGCCACCTGCGAAGCCATCATCGACGGCCTCATGCCGAAGGTGCTCGCCGGTGACCCGCGGGCCGCCGAGGCCGCCACGAAGACGATTGAGCGCACGTCGAAGCTGCTCGGCCTGGACGCGCCGACCCGTATCAACGCGACCGTGACCGACGAGATGACCGCCCGGGTCAAGGCCCTGGCCGAGGAACTCGCCGCGATGGCCGACGCGTGACCACACCGGACCTGGACGCGCGGCTTGCCGGCATGGGCCCCGAGGAGCTGGCCCTGCTGGAGGAAGAGCTGCGCACCGCCCTGTGGAACCGCCGGTGGGGCCGGTGGACGCCGTACCCATGGCAGGTGCCCCCGGACCAGATCAGCACGCTCGGGTGGTGGCTCCAGCTTGGCGGCCGCGGCACGGGCAAGACGGACGGCTGCGCCCGGTACATGGTGGCGCACGTCAACGGGCCCGCCTGCACCGACAAGGTGAGGGGCGGGCACCGCATGGCCATCGTCGCACCGACACAGGGCGACGCCGTTGAGGCGTGCGTCAACGGCCCGTCCGGTCTCAAAGCACACGACCCGCGGGTGGTCCTCCGCACCACCACCGGCGGCACGTACGTCCGCTGGCCGTCCGGCGCCGAGGCCAAACTCTTCGGCGCCCACAGCTCGGATGACATCGAGCGGCTGCGCGCAGGCGGCAACCGGTGCGTCGCCGAAGGCACGCCCGTCCAGACCGAGCACGGTCCCGTGCTGATCGAGCAGGTCCGCCCCGGCGACCGGGTGTGGACCCGCAACGGGCTGCGCCGCGTCCTGCACGTCTGGGACAACGGCGTCCGTGAGGTGCAGTCGTTCGAGCACGACGGCGGGGCAGTGTGGCTCACCCCGGACCACCAGGTGTGGACGGCCGAAGGATGGAAACCAGCCTGCTTCGTCCGGACGAACGATAGACTTTCCGCATGGGCATACACGGCGAGTCCGTCGACTACGCAGGCGTCAAGTGGCACCCCCGCAAGGACGGCTACTACCAGAACAAGCACCGCGGGCTGCTGCACCGCTTCATGTGGGAAGAGGCAAATGGGGCGATCCCTGACGGCATGCAGGTGCACCACCGCAACCACGACAAGCGCGACAACCGCGTCGACAACTTCGTCCTCGTCACCCCCGGTGAGCACTGGCAGGAGCACGGCGACGAGCGCGGCGCGGACTGGCACAGCCTCGGCGGCCAGTCCGGCTGGGTGGACAAGCCCTATCGGTCAGTCACCTGCACGATCTGCGGCGAGGACTTCACCACCCGCGCCACCGTTGACCCCAAGTTCTGTTCACCGATCTGCCGCAACCGAACGCCACGACCGCAGTCCGAACGGGTGTGCGTGGTGTGCTCAGCACGGTTCACCGTCCGAGCAGGGACGCCGACCCGCACCTGTTCGCGCAAGTGCACTTCGGTCCACGCCTACGCGCAGCGTGGCAAGGGTCTATGACCTGACCGTCGAGCACGACCACGAGTTCTTCGCCGGTGGCCTCCTCGTCGCCAACTGCCTGGTGTGGATGGAGGAGGTAGCCGCGATGCGCCGCCTCAAGGAGGCCATCACTCACAGTGAGATGGGTCTCCGTATCGGGCCGAATCCGCACTACATCGCGTCCACGACCCCGAAGCCGCGCACCGAGATCCGCGAGCTCAAGGCCCGCGCCGACGTGACCGTGACCCGCGGCCGGACCCGCGACGCCGTGCACCTACCGCAGGCGCAGCGGGACTTCCTCGTCGCCAAGTACCAAGGCACCCGCATGGAGGCGCAGGAGCTGGACGGGGAAATCCTGGAGGAGATCGAGGGCGCCCTCTGGTCGGCCGGCCTGCTCGACGCCACCCGGGTCGGCGCCACCCCGCCGCTGTCCCGCGTCGTCGTCGCCGTCGACCCCGCCGCCACGTCCACGGACGAGGCGGACGAGATGGGCATCATCGTCGCCGGCCTCGGGCGGCAGCGCATCCCGGACCTGAACGGCACGTTGCGGCAGCACGGATACGTGCTGGACGACCTGAGTAAGCGCATGCGCCCGATCGAGGCAGCGCGCGCCGCCGTCCGGGCGTACCACCTGCACAAGGCCGACGCGATCGTTGCGGAGGTCAACAACGGCGGCGAGTGGATCGGCACCGTCGTGCGGCAGGTCGACCCCACGGTGAACTACCAGACGGTCAGCGCCTCGCGCGGCAAGGCCACCCGCGCGGAGCCCGTCGCCGCCCTCTTCGAGCAGCGCGCCGCGCACATCGTCGCGTCCCTCCCGGAGCTGGAGACGCAGCTCACGACCTGGGTGCCCGGCGAGGACGACAGCCCCGACCGGCTCGACGCCATGGTGTGGGCGCTCACCAAGCTCCAGCTCGCGTCGGCGGGCAACATGTTCGCGGTCGCGTAGGAGGACGAGTTGAGGAACCCCACCAGCCCGCAACTGCGCCGGGCCGCCGAGCGCCGGGCCTTCGGCGGCCTGGACACGCTCCGTGACCGGCGGCCGATGACGGTGGCCGGGGTCGGCGGCCAGTACACCGTCGCGCTGTCGCTGGACGCCGAGTCGCGCGGGTACAGCCACAGCGCGGTCGCGTACCGGTGCGTCGCCGCGATCGCCGACAACGGGTCGTCGGTGCCGCTCGCGGTGCGCCGGCCGGACGGCTCCGTGATCGCCGGGCACCCGATCATGCAGCTGTTCAACAAGACCCCGAACCCGCAGATGAGCGCAAGGGTCCTCAAGTCGATCGTGCTTCAGCAGATGGAATTGGCCGGGCAGTCCTTCGTGTGGCTGGACCGCGGAGAGACCGGCCTCGGGGAGCCGACCGAGGCGCACGTCCTGTTCGACAGCGTGCAGGTCATGGTCGACAAGCCGATTCAGGACCGGCCGACGACGGCCAACGTGATCGGCTTCATCATCAACCGGGCTGACGGCGCCCGGGTGCCGGTGCTGCCCGAAGAGATGCTCTGGCTCCGCTACCCCCACCCCTTCGACCCGCTCGGCGCGCTCGCCCCGTGGAAGGCCGCCCGGCACGCCGTGGACATGGACGCCTACGCCCGCGAGTGGCAGCGCTCCAGCTACAAGAACGGCGCCGCACCCAGCGGCGTGGTGTACCTCGGCGAGATGGATAACGAGACGCTGGCCGCTGCACGTGCGGCGTGGCGCTCCGGCGTGCAGGGCCCCGAGAACGCGGGCAAGAACCTTCTCATCTCCAGCCCGCCAGGCGGCAAAACCCCCGCGTCGTACTCCCGGGTCACGCTGACGCCGGAGGAGATGGACTACCTGGAGTCCAGGGTCGCCAACCGGGAGGAAGTCGAGCTCGCCTTCGGCGTCCCGCACGACTACCTGTCCGGCGGCACGACGTACGAGAACCGCACGGCGGCGAAGACCACGTTGTGGAGCGACACGATCGTCACCAAGCTGGAGATCATCGGCAGCGAGATCGACCGCGTGCTCCTCCCCAGCGACAGCGAGGAGGCCGAGTTCGACCTCAGCGGCGTCGACGCCTTGCAGGACAGCCAGGACGCCAAGGCGTCCCGGGCGCGGATCGCGGTCTACGCGGACATCGCGATGATCGACGAGGCCCGCGCTGACCTGGGGTACGACCCGCTGCCGAACGGCCTCGGGCAGCACACCCTCACCCCGTACCGGGCGCAGTTCGCCCCGGTATCCGGATCTGCGCCCGTCGGCGCCGACGCGGCCGGGCAGGCATTCGCGGACCTGTCGGCCGTCGTCGAGCGCCTCGACGGCCTCGACGGCGACGAGCTGGTCCGCACCCTCCAGTCCATCGAGGCCACCCTCGCCCGCGGGCGGCAGATCATCGACGCAACTGCCAGGCCCGCGCTGCCCCGGGCCGCCGAGCGCCGGGGCCCGTCGCTGGCGGACATCAACCAGGCGTACGACGCCCTGGAGGCCACCGGCCGGGCCGCGGTCCGGGCACTGGCCCGGGAGCAGCGCGAGCGGGTGCTACGCGACTTCGACCGGCTCATGAAGAAGCCCGAGCGGTCCGTGCAGTGGCTCGGCGAAGTCCGCGACAGCGCGGCCGCCCTGGCCCGGGAGCAGACCCTCACCCTCGCCGTGCCGGACCTCGACGCCGTACCGGCCACCGCAGTCACCGGCCTGTCGGTGGCATCCGGCCCGGACGGCTGGGAGGAACGCATCGGGCTGAGGGACCTTTTCGACGGCGCCTACTGGCGGAAGCGCACCGCGGCGCTGCTCGCCCCGTTCGTCCGGTCGGCGGCGAAGCGCGGCGGCACATCGATCACCGCCAGCTTCGACCTGGACGAGCCGGCCGTGAGCGACTTCCTCGCCGAGCGTGTCGCCGAGCTGGCCGGCCAGGTCACGGCGACCACGGAGGCGGTGCTGCGGGCGAGGGTGCTGGAGCACGGTGTAGCGGCTGGCGAGTCGGTGCCGGAGCTGCGGGCGCGGTTGCAGTCGGTGTTCGCGGACCTGTCGGACTACCGGGCGACGATGATCGCGCGCACGGAGACCGTGGGCGCCTACAGCGCGGCGGCGCAGCAAGCCGCGCTGGACGCGGGCGCGGTCCGGAAGACGTGGTTGGCGACGGACGACAAGCGGACCCGGCGGACGCACCGGGCCGCGTCGGGGCACAGCGTGCCGCTCAACAAGAAGTTCCAGCTTACGCAGTCGCGGTGGCCGGGGGATCCGGTCGCGCCCGCGAACCAGTCGATCAACTGCCGCTGCTGCTTGACGTTCCAGTTCGAGGAGGACTGACCCATGGACCGAGCCGACGCCGCTGCCCTGCGAGCGGCCATCACCGCGCTGCCCGCTCGCTGCCGCTACCACGGCGACAACACCGAGCCGTCCGAGTCGCTGATCCACCGAGAAGCGTGCTGCGACACCGGCATCCCGGCGCAGCGCCGGAAGCACGCCGAGGCTATTCTCGCGCGGCTCGCCGGGGAGGTGCGGGTCTGATGGCCACGCTGTTGCGCGGTGAACTGCGTGAGGTCCGCGTGATCCTCCAGCCCGCCGCCTACGCCCAGTACCGGGGTGCGTACTGCCCGCCCGGTGTGCCGTTCGCGGAGGTCCGCCGGGGCCCGCTCGACGGCCACAGCCAGTGGACGGTGACGGCCGACGCCGACGGCGAAATCCCCAAGGTCATGTCGTTCGACGGCGGCCGGTTCGCGTACGAGTACGACGGCCGCGACCAGCAGGGCCGCGCCGTCTACCGGTACGCCCCGAACCTCAGCCCGGCGCACCGGGGAATCATGGACGGCGTCGCCGAGGTCTACGCCCAGCACGCCCGCAACCAGGCCGCAGGAGGCCAGTGATGGACCTGGAGTTCCGCTCCCTTGACGACGTGCAGTGGCGCGTCGACCCCGGCGACGAAGGCACCTTCGAAGGCGTCGCCTGCCGCTTCAACGTCGTCGACTCCTACGGCACAACGTTCCACCCCAACGCCTTCAAGAAGGGCGGCCTGCGCGGCTCGTACGCCCTGCTGTTCATGCACGACCCGTACCAGCCCGTCGGCACCTTCACCGCCGAGGAGCGCACCGACCACCTGTGGATCTCCGGACGGTACGACGACACGCAGGCCGGCCAGGACGCCCGGACCATGGCCCGCTCCGGCAGCGCGAGTGAGCTGTCGGTGGGGTTCGTGCGGACCGACATCCCCAAGTGGGACAAGGTCAAGGAACTTTCGGAGGAGGATCAGAAGGAGCTGTTCGCGAACATTCGCGCGGTGCGGTTGGTGGAGACCAGCCAGATCACTGCCCGGATGGCGGCGGTGCCCGGCTCGAAGCTGAAGACGGTGCGGCACACCCTCGGTGATCTGTACGCCGAGGCCGGTGAGCCGACTCTCGCTGACCGCCTCGCTGAGCAGGAGCAGCAGCGGGCGGCGGCCGGGGAAGAGCAGCGGGGGGCGCGGATGCGGGCTGCGGCCCGGCTCCGGCTGACCGCCGCGGGCCCGGCTCCGGCCGCCCCCGGGCGTGCTTGACAGCACCCAACGCCGCGCCCGTCCCGATGTGATCTACTCTCCGACCATCCGGGCCACCCGCACCGGACGTGAAAGCCGCGGGCATGCCGGGCGCGATCCACCGGCCGTGAAAGACGGACGCAGACACCCAGACATGGGCGGCTGCGAGCCGTCCACGGACCGAGAGGACCGGCATGAGCACCAGCCGCGCACTCGGCTACCGCAAGGGACGCGCCTCTCGCGGCGAGGACCCCCGCAAGCGGTACCCGATCTACCCCATCCGGGGCGCCGCCCCGACGCTGACCGAGCAGCGCGACGAGGTCATGCGCCTCCTCGCCGACGACGGCTACGACGGCGACCTCACCGAACTCTTGCAGCGGGCCGAGGCCATCACCGGCCAGATCGAGCTTGCGCAGCAGCGCGACGCCCGGCTCCGCGCGCTCCAGGGCGCGCTTCCCCCGGGTGACCCGCAGCCCACTCCCGGGCAGCGCCGCGACATCCCCGGCCAGCAGCCCGGCGACACCCCGCAGGACCCGGTGTCCGTCGCTGAGGCGTTCGTCCGCTCCAAGGCCCTGGAGAACTTCCGGGCCAACGGCAAGCAGGGCAAGTTCGCCGTCGAGCACCGCGCGGCCCCGGCTGGCACCGTCACCACCGGGACGCTGCTGCCGCAGAACAACCGGATTCCGGGGATCATCCCGCAGAACCCTGACTTCCCGCTGCTCATCGCGAACCTCCTCGACAGGCAGACCAGCGACGGCACGACCCTGGAGTACATGCGGGACACGTCCGGCCCGCAGTCGACGTGGAACGCCGCTGCGGTCGTCGCCGAGGGCGCGACCAAGCCGCAGTCGGGCCCGTTCACGTTCGACCTGATCAGCACCAGCCTCAAGACCGTCGCCCACTGGGTGCCGATCACCCGGCAGGCCGCGGACGACGACTCGCAGCTCATGGGCTACATCAACGGGCGCCTCACCTACGGCCTCGATTTCAAGCTGGACCGGGAGATCCTGACCGGCAACGGGTCGACGCAGATGCAGGGCATCCTCACCACCGCGGGCATCGGCGCGTACCAGCCGCCGGTCGGCAACACCGACTCCAAGCTGATCACGATCCGCAAGGCCAAGACGCAGGGCGAGTTGGCGCTGTACCCGCCGGACGCCGTCGTCCTCAACCCGCTCGACTGGCAGGACGTCGAGCTGGACCAGGACGGCACCGGCCAGTTCCGGGTCATCACCGACATCACCGGAGGCAGCGCCCCCACCCGCATCTGGGGTCTGACCGTCGTGTCGTCCGTGGCGATGGCGGCCGGCACGGCGCTCCTCGGCGGCTACCGGATGGGCGCCACCCTGTGGGAGCGGCAGGGCGTCACGATCCTGATGACGGACTCCCACGCGGACTACTTCACCGCGAACACCTTGGTGATCCTCGCGGAGCGCCGGGCGAACGTGGCGGTGCACACACCCGCCGCGTTCGTGAAGATCACTTTCGCGGCGGCGACGTCCTGATGGCCACCGCCCCCATGCAGGTGAGCCTGGTCAAGGGAGGAACGAAGCTCCCCGGTCAGGACACCCTCACGCTCCAGGTGCTGGGAACCGCCCCGGCTCTCCTCGACGGCACCACGAAGCCCGTCGTCAACAACTCCGCCGTGCCCTTCGCGGATCTCACCGCGGCGGCCAACGCCTACAACTCGCTCCTCGCCGCGCTCCGTACGCGCGGCGTCATCGGAGGTGCCTGACCATGGCCGACAGCCCGACCACCACCCCGCCGACCGAGCCGGAGAAGACCCCGCCGCCCGCCGCCGCGCCCGCGCCGCTGCCGCCGGCCACCGTCCGCCCGCAGGAGTACGCGGCCGGCGCCGGCTGGGACGTGGGCCAGACCGCCCCCGAGGACGCCTTCCGGGCGCTCGACACCGCGGACTTCGCGACGCCCACCGGCCCCGTAGTCCACCGGCACCCGGGCGGGTACGCCCGGCAGATCGTCGCCAAGGGCGCCGTCATCACCGAGGGCGTGCGCCGCGAGCTGGACGCCGCCGACGAGAGCGCCGGGGCCTGACCGATGCTCTGCACCGTGCAGCAGGCCAGAGACGCCGGCACCACCGGGACAGACCCGGAGGTAGCCGCGTGGATCACCGCTGCCACGGAGCGCATTACCCGGTACACCTCGCAGCTCTTCGAGCCCACCACGGTGGCGGTGGTCGCGGACGTGGCGCCGGACGGATTGGTCATCCTCCCGCGCCGCGTCCGCACAATCACCAGCGTCACTCCCCTCTGGCCTTGGGCCAGCGACCCGCCTGCGCTTCCCGCGTCGGCGTACCGCGTGTCCTCGTCGGCAGTGCTCGGCGCGGTGGACTCGGTCTGTATCGCGCTCGGCGGCTGGGACGACCTCGTGGTCGGTGCCGAGTCGTATAACGGTGGCTGGGGCAACCTGCTGGACGGATGCGGGCAGGTCACCGTCGCCGGGAGCTTCGGGTACGACAGTCCGCCGGCCACGGTCGTCACGGCGTGCGCGCTGCTGGCCGCCGACATGCAGGCCAAGGCCGTCCCGTCCGACGCTGATGCGGCGGCCGGTGGCAGCGGCCTGGACGTGGACGACGAGGGCAACAACGTCCGCATCACCTCCGACAGCAGCGCGCAGGCCAGCGCCGCGCACCCTTCCTCTTCTACCGGTTCGGCGGCGGTGGACGCGCTGCTCGCGCCGCTCATCGGCGGCGGCCGGTTCGTGCTGGGGGGCATCTGATGGCGGTCCGTCCCGGCTCCGGCACCAGCGCCTCGGTGTCGCTGAACACCCGGCAGTACGAGAATGCGCTGCGGCGCGCGCTCGGGCAGCAGTCCGAGGACGTGCGGCGGGCGATCGTACAGACCGGCGTCGACGTGCAGAACGACGCGCGGCAGCGCTGCCCGGTCGACACCGGCCGCCTGCGGTCCAGCATCGTGCACCGCACTGACGGCTCCGGTCGGGTGACGGGCGTGGTCGTCGGCACGAACGTCAGCTATGCGGCTGATGTCGAGTACGGGACGGCGCCGCACGTGATCGTGCCGGTGAACAAGAAGGCCCTCTACTGGCCCGGGGCGAGCCACCCGGTGTCGCGCGTCAACCACCCGGGCACTCGCGCGCAGCCGTTCATGCGGCCCGCGCTGGAGTTGGCGCCGATCTTCTTCTCGCGGAACATCGACCGCATCCGCGCCGGGCGGGGGCGCTGATGGCGGCCACATCGAGCGGCGCGATCAAGGCGTACCTCGAATCCCTCGCCTTCGGCGTGCCGGTCTTCCGCGACGGTCCCCGGCCCGGCCAGGGCATCCCGTACATCGTCGTCACCGAGGGCGTCTCCGCAGGGCTCGACGGCAGCGGGAACGGCGACTACGGCGACCCGCACGCCCCGCTCAACATCATCGAGCTGGTCACCGTCGACCTCGTCCAGCAGGCCCGCGTCAAGGCGTCCGGCGGCGGCACCAAGTCGGCTGAGCGGTACGGGCTCGCCGAGGCCATCGCGCACGCGCTGAACCACGCGACGCTACCCGCCCACCCCGCGAAGGTCACCGCGGTCCGGGTGCAGGACATCGACCGCATCCCCATCGCCGACAACACCGTCCGGCACGCCATCCACATCGCGATCCACCGCGAGCTGCTGCTCTCCGAGGTGATCCCCGCATGACCACCCCTCCCCCGCCGGTGTTCACGCCGTTCAACCGCGACGAGGTCATCCGCTACCTCGGCCCGTTCTGGCCGCCCCGCAACAACAGGCCGAGCCTGACCCTCCCGCCGGACGCGACCGGAACGGACGGGGAGCCCTTCACCACCGGCGCCGTCGCGGTCTGGCCCGTGCCCGGCCGGCCGGGCCAGACGTGGTGGGCCGTTGACGGGTCCGTCCCCACGCAGCCGGCCGGTGCGCCCGATCAGGCGCTCGCCGACATGGTGCCCGGCTCGGTCCTCGTCGTGCCGCCGCCGGACAGCCCCCCGTTCCCGCCCAGCTGAGCCGGACCCCGGCACCAGAAAGGACACACCCCGATGCCTCTCTCCCCTGTGACGAAGCTCTACTCCGTGCAGGACTGCAAGATCTCCCCGCTGCTGACCGACCCGGCGGCCGGGGCCGCGACGTACGGCGACCCGATCGACGTGCCGGGTATCCAGACGATGGCGATCTCCGGGTCGATGGAGACGAAGGTCCTGCGCGGCGACAACATGAAGCTCGCCAGCAACAGCGCGCTGACGGATGTGAGCGTGCAGGTCACCCACGCCAAGCTGAGCGTCGCGGTCCTCGCGGCGATCCTCGGCGGCGCGTCGACCGCTGCGGGCACCACCCCGACCCAGACCCTCACCTGGGACCTGAGCAGCGACGATGCGACGCTGCCGCCCTTCAAGCTCGAAGGGATCACACCGCCGAACGGCGTCGACATCATCGGCGGCGACCTCCACTGGATCCTCCACAAGTGCAGCCTCAGCGCCTTCCCCGACCTCGGGTTCGCGCAGGAGGACTTCCGCGTCGTGTCCTTCACCGCGGCGGCCGACCCGCTGATC
Coding sequences within it:
- a CDS encoding phage major capsid protein, translated to MSTSRALGYRKGRASRGEDPRKRYPIYPIRGAAPTLTEQRDEVMRLLADDGYDGDLTELLQRAEAITGQIELAQQRDARLRALQGALPPGDPQPTPGQRRDIPGQQPGDTPQDPVSVAEAFVRSKALENFRANGKQGKFAVEHRAAPAGTVTTGTLLPQNNRIPGIIPQNPDFPLLIANLLDRQTSDGTTLEYMRDTSGPQSTWNAAAVVAEGATKPQSGPFTFDLISTSLKTVAHWVPITRQAADDDSQLMGYINGRLTYGLDFKLDREILTGNGSTQMQGILTTAGIGAYQPPVGNTDSKLITIRKAKTQGELALYPPDAVVLNPLDWQDVELDQDGTGQFRVITDITGGSAPTRIWGLTVVSSVAMAAGTALLGGYRMGATLWERQGVTILMTDSHADYFTANTLVILAERRANVAVHTPAAFVKITFAAATS
- a CDS encoding phage tail protein; this encodes MPLSPVTKLYSVQDCKISPLLTDPAAGAATYGDPIDVPGIQTMAISGSMETKVLRGDNMKLASNSALTDVSVQVTHAKLSVAVLAAILGGASTAAGTTPTQTLTWDLSSDDATLPPFKLEGITPPNGVDIIGGDLHWILHKCSLSAFPDLGFAQEDFRVVSFTAAADPLISTGKWITAVLHETYTAIDDGS
- a CDS encoding phage portal protein, producing the protein MRNPTSPQLRRAAERRAFGGLDTLRDRRPMTVAGVGGQYTVALSLDAESRGYSHSAVAYRCVAAIADNGSSVPLAVRRPDGSVIAGHPIMQLFNKTPNPQMSARVLKSIVLQQMELAGQSFVWLDRGETGLGEPTEAHVLFDSVQVMVDKPIQDRPTTANVIGFIINRADGARVPVLPEEMLWLRYPHPFDPLGALAPWKAARHAVDMDAYAREWQRSSYKNGAAPSGVVYLGEMDNETLAAARAAWRSGVQGPENAGKNLLISSPPGGKTPASYSRVTLTPEEMDYLESRVANREEVELAFGVPHDYLSGGTTYENRTAAKTTLWSDTIVTKLEIIGSEIDRVLLPSDSEEAEFDLSGVDALQDSQDAKASRARIAVYADIAMIDEARADLGYDPLPNGLGQHTLTPYRAQFAPVSGSAPVGADAAGQAFADLSAVVERLDGLDGDELVRTLQSIEATLARGRQIIDATARPALPRAAERRGPSLADINQAYDALEATGRAAVRALAREQRERVLRDFDRLMKKPERSVQWLGEVRDSAAALAREQTLTLAVPDLDAVPATAVTGLSVASGPDGWEERIGLRDLFDGAYWRKRTAALLAPFVRSAAKRGGTSITASFDLDEPAVSDFLAERVAELAGQVTATTEAVLRARVLEHGVAAGESVPELRARLQSVFADLSDYRATMIARTETVGAYSAAAQQAALDAGAVRKTWLATDDKRTRRTHRAASGHSVPLNKKFQLTQSRWPGDPVAPANQSINCRCCLTFQFEED
- a CDS encoding HK97 gp10 family phage protein, giving the protein MSLNTRQYENALRRALGQQSEDVRRAIVQTGVDVQNDARQRCPVDTGRLRSSIVHRTDGSGRVTGVVVGTNVSYAADVEYGTAPHVIVPVNKKALYWPGASHPVSRVNHPGTRAQPFMRPALELAPIFFSRNIDRIRAGRGR
- a CDS encoding HNH endonuclease signature motif containing protein, whose protein sequence is MGIHGESVDYAGVKWHPRKDGYYQNKHRGLLHRFMWEEANGAIPDGMQVHHRNHDKRDNRVDNFVLVTPGEHWQEHGDERGADWHSLGGQSGWVDKPYRSVTCTICGEDFTTRATVDPKFCSPICRNRTPRPQSERVCVVCSARFTVRAGTPTRTCSRKCTSVHAYAQRGKGL
- a CDS encoding HK97 family phage prohead protease; translated protein: MDLEFRSLDDVQWRVDPGDEGTFEGVACRFNVVDSYGTTFHPNAFKKGGLRGSYALLFMHDPYQPVGTFTAEERTDHLWISGRYDDTQAGQDARTMARSGSASELSVGFVRTDIPKWDKVKELSEEDQKELFANIRAVRLVETSQITARMAAVPGSKLKTVRHTLGDLYAEAGEPTLADRLAEQEQQRAAAGEEQRGARMRAAARLRLTAAGPAPAAPGRA